Genomic segment of Lentisphaerota bacterium:
CTATTGCGTCGGCGGGGCTTTGCGCGATTCCCGGGCTGCCCGCCAGCGGCGGCGCCGTCGCCGCGTTGCGCGATGCCGGCGGCGATCTCTCCGCCCACCGCAGCCGGTTGCTGACCCCCGCGCTGGTGCGCCAGGCCGCCGTGATCGTTGCTCTCGCCAGCACCCATCGCGATCAGATCCGCGAAAACCACCCCGACGCCGGACAACGTCTCTTCCTCCTGCGATCCTTCGATGCCGCCGCTGCGGTCCACGACCGCGACATTGACGATCCTGTCGGCGCCGGCGCCGCCGCCTACCGCCTCTGCCGCGAACGGATCACCGCCGCCATCCCCGGTCTCGTGGAATTTCTGACCACGTTGTCCTGAGGGGAAGACCCCAGCGTCCGTTGGTCCCGCACACGAGGCTCAGCGGTCGTCCCAGAAAGTCTGTCGTCCCAGAAAGTCTGGACTTCGCCCCTTCCTACTGGTACATTACCTGCTGCTATTCACCTACAGGCGTGAGTCCGACGGAGGAGGATGCTCTATGAATGTTCATTCGATTGACAGGCATGAACTGAAACACGTTTTTTCCCGCCGAAGGACTGCTCTTCGCCCAGCTCTCCTAGCCGGTATCCTCGCCTTGCAACTTGGGCTGCGGACGGACGCCAGGGAACTCAACGAAATCGAAGCGATTATGAACGCTCCGAACGCTGAAGAACTGGCGACTCAATTGAACGCCATGATCCAAACGAGCGACCACACCGGCATCTGGACACTCAGCACCGGACAGACGGTCGATTTGCTTCGCGATAACTTCGGCGAGTGGATGAGTTATGCGAATCTCCCCGTAACCATGCGTCCGACTGTCGCCAGTGCCGCCGGCCAGATGCGGTCCCGCACTGCAGTCCCTACCCTGCTGAGATGGCTCCGCGACGAACAGGTCATGAAGGACGCCTACTTGCGCGAGTGCGTCCTTTACGCGCTTGGCCGGATCGGCGACTCGCGCGCGGCGGAAACCGTCAAGCCCTTTGAAACCCACGCCAACGAGTGGACCCGGTATTTCGCCAAGGAAGCCAGCGCCCGTATCGCCGGCCAGCCGGACACTCTTAAGCCGCGCTGGTCCAAGCCGAGAATGAACCTGATTTCGGTCAATCTGACCCAGATGTACGGACCTCTGGTGAAGGAGGTCTTCCAGGGCACGCTCTTCGAAACTCGCGACAAACAGTTGACCGACGAGTTGATCAATAAGGGTCTGATCTTCGACGACACTGGTGAGCCGCTTTATGATGTCGCCCTGCTGTGGTTCGTGACGCTGCGTCGAAGTTCGCCGCTCTTGATGTGGCGGCTCCACCACTTCGCCCGGCGCGGGGGGCAGGTGATTCTCGATGGGCAGTTTCTGTATTGGATCGAACAGGAATATGAAATGATCGGCGAAGGGGACGCGGCCATACGGGGCAAGCTGAAGCGGGAATACCGTTATCAACGGGGGCCATGGGATGAATTGTTTCCTGAGAAACTCGTCAAGAACCCCGTCTTTCCGCCGCTTGACGATCAAATGCCGATGTTCAAGGAGTTCTATTATGGCTATCGTCGGATTGGGCGCGGGGGCTGTTTGCTGATGTCGGAGAGCAACCACACGCTTGATGTCGCCATCAAGAATATCCCTCCGATCAAGCAGGTGCCGTACTGGAGCATTCCCAATGCGAATGTATTGCAGCGGGATATTCTCACTTGGCTCCGCGACGGTCCCGACCACCGGGCGGTGTCTATCGGATGGCGTAACGAACCGATCCCACCCAAAAACGAACTGATCAAACGCGCGATCTTTTTTGCCGGCGCCCCCGCCAAGGTGGTCGTGTCTCTTGTCCGACATCAGGAATCGGCGACGCCGATCATGCCCGAGGTGAAGCTGTTTACTCCAGACGGCCAGGAAGTCGCCTCGGTCACGGGCAAGAGCGTATCAGGCAAGGTGGGCGAATGGACGCTGCTGGATCTGGCGATGGATCTGCCGATCCTGACGCTTCCAGACCCCAATTACCGCCTGGAGATTGTTGCGCGTGACGCAAGCGGCAAGGTCCTGCACCGCATGGAGCGGTTGGTCGAGGTGCGCGGACGTTTCGAGATCGCCGTGGCGGGATGGCCGGCCATGATCGCCGGCGAGGCCCGCGTCCCGGCGAAGGTGCAGATCAAGGATGGGTCAACCGGCGCCTACCCCCCCTTGCGGGCGCGTCTGCGGCTCGTGAACGATGATTTAAACCAGGTCTACCGCATCTGGCAGGCGCCGTGGAACGGCCAGGATGACATCGCCCTGGATATGCTTCTTCCAGTCACCTTGCCGGCGGCGCAGTACAGCTTGCGCGTCGACTTGGTAGATGATAAGGATCAAATTTATGGCCGTCACGTCAAGCCGCTGGCCCGCCAGGCGATTTACGAGCAGCGCCGAATTTTCCAGTGGTCCGAATGGATACAGGCGGGGGTGGGGGCGATCG
This window contains:
- a CDS encoding HEAT repeat domain-containing protein translates to MNAPNAEELATQLNAMIQTSDHTGIWTLSTGQTVDLLRDNFGEWMSYANLPVTMRPTVASAAGQMRSRTAVPTLLRWLRDEQVMKDAYLRECVLYALGRIGDSRAAETVKPFETHANEWTRYFAKEASARIAGQPDTLKPRWSKPRMNLISVNLTQMYGPLVKEVFQGTLFETRDKQLTDELINKGLIFDDTGEPLYDVALLWFVTLRRSSPLLMWRLHHFARRGGQVILDGQFLYWIEQEYEMIGEGDAAIRGKLKREYRYQRGPWDELFPEKLVKNPVFPPLDDQMPMFKEFYYGYRRIGRGGCLLMSESNHTLDVAIKNIPPIKQVPYWSIPNANVLQRDILTWLRDGPDHRAVSIGWRNEPIPPKNELIKRAIFFAGAPAKVVVSLVRHQESATPIMPEVKLFTPDGQEVASVTGKSVSGKVGEWTLLDLAMDLPILTLPDPNYRLEIVARDASGKVLHRMERLVEVRGRFEIAVAGWPAMIAGEARVPAKVQIKDGSTGAYPPLRARLRLVNDDLNQVYRIWQAPWNGQDDIALDMLLPVTLPAAQYSLRVDLVDDKDQIYGRHVKPLARQAIYEQRRIFQWSEWIQAGVGAI